Within the Pseudomonas oryzae genome, the region AGTACAACGCCGCCTGCCGTCCCGGCGAGTACCGGCCGCTGCAGCTCGACGGCCTGGCCACCGAGGGCCTGCATCCGCCGAAGAGCAACTGGGCGCTGCCGCTGGATAAGGGCCCGTACCTGGCCTACCCGATCATCTCCGCCAACGTGTTCACCTTCGGCGGCCTGAAGACCGACGAGCAGGCGCGGGTGATCAACGTCGACGGCGAGCCGATCCGCAACCTGTATGCCGCCGGGGAAACCGCCGGCATGTACTTCGGCAACTACTGCGGCGGCACCTCGGTGCTGCGCGGCCTGGTGTTCGGCCGCATCGCCGGCCACACCGCTGCGGAGAGTCGCTGAGATGGCCGTGGCAATGGTGACCGGCGCCGGCGGCGCCATCGGCAGCGCGGCGTGCCGGCTGCTGGCCGCGCAGGGCTACCGGGTGGCGGCGCTCGACCTGGCCGAGCCGGCGACGCTGCCGGCCGGCGCCTGGTTCCGCACCTGCGACGTGTCCTCGCGCGCCGCCGTGGCGGCGGTGGTGGAGGAGGTGGAGCGCGAGCTGGGCGAGATCGATGCGCTGGTCAACGTGGCCGGCGTGGTCTCCAAAGGCAGCGCGCTGGATCTCGACGAGGCCGAGCTGCAGCGGGTGCTGCGCATCAACGTGCAGGGCACGCTGATTCCCTGCCAGTTGGTCGGCCGGCGCATGGCCGGGCGGGGCCGGGGCGCCATCGTCAACATCGGCTCGGTGGTCGGCAAGAACGGTGGCAACGCCCGCCCGTGGCTGGACCCGGCCGAGCAGGCCAGCGCCGGCAACGTGGCCTACGGCATGTCCAAGGCGGCGGTGCACAGCCTGACCCAGTTCCTCGCCAAGGAGCTGGCCAGCCGCGGCGTGCGGGTCAACGCCGTGGCGCCCGGCCCGATTGCCACCGACATGACCACCACCTTCCCCGAGAGCCTGCGCGCGCTGATCCCGCTCGGGCGCATGGGCCGCGCCGAGGAGGTCGCCGAGGCGGTGGCCTTCCTGCTCTCCGACAAGGCCGGCTTCATCAGCGGCGAAATCCTCGACATCAACGGCGCCCTGTGGTGCGACTGATTCAACCCAGCAGAGACTTGAAACAATGAAGAGCATCTATCTGGTTCTGGACATGCAGAACGACCTGATCCACGAAGACGGCGCCAGCGGCAAGTCGCCGCTGGGCGAGCAGGTGCGCTCGCGCGAGATCATCGCGCGCACCGCCGCGGCCATCGACAAGGCGCGCAGCAAGGGCATCCCGGTGGCCTTCGTGCGCGTGGCGTTCTCCGACGACCACCGCGAGGCCAACCCGAACTCGCAGGTGTTCGGCCCGATCGCCAAAAACGGCATCCTCAAGATGAACGCCTGGGGCGGCCAGGTGCACGCGGCGCTGGCGCCGCAGGCCGGCGAGTGGGATATCGTCAAGCACCGCGTCTCGCCGTTCTATCAGACCAAACTGGAGCTGCTGC harbors:
- a CDS encoding cysteine hydrolase family protein — its product is MKSIYLVLDMQNDLIHEDGASGKSPLGEQVRSREIIARTAAAIDKARSKGIPVAFVRVAFSDDHREANPNSQVFGPIAKNGILKMNAWGGQVHAALAPQAGEWDIVKHRVSPFYQTKLELLLKREGIERIYCSGVSTQAVVQATVRDAHDRDFDVVLLEDCCASPSAQEHANSVASIGRFCTVTTSDAAFD
- a CDS encoding SDR family NAD(P)-dependent oxidoreductase, with protein sequence MAVAMVTGAGGAIGSAACRLLAAQGYRVAALDLAEPATLPAGAWFRTCDVSSRAAVAAVVEEVERELGEIDALVNVAGVVSKGSALDLDEAELQRVLRINVQGTLIPCQLVGRRMAGRGRGAIVNIGSVVGKNGGNARPWLDPAEQASAGNVAYGMSKAAVHSLTQFLAKELASRGVRVNAVAPGPIATDMTTTFPESLRALIPLGRMGRAEEVAEAVAFLLSDKAGFISGEILDINGALWCD